One stretch of Methylopila sp. 73B DNA includes these proteins:
- a CDS encoding dihydroorotase, whose translation MQPQDDRPLLFVNARLVCPASGRDEIGSLLVAEGVIAELGSKVPPSARAETVDCRGHVLAPGLVDLGAFVGEPGAEHRETIETASRAAAVGGVTTIVARPDTTPPVDAPEIVDYLMRRARDTASVHVYPMAALTKGLAGAEMTEVGLLLEAGAVAFTDGPRSVASARVMRRAMTYARDFDALICHHVEDADLAAGGAMNEGELASRLGLPGRPVAAEALMLERDLRLAALTGARYHASLVSSAESVGLVARAKAAGTRVTCGASVAHLTLNENDVGEYRTFFKLTPPLRHEDDRRALVEALADGVIDVVCSAHDPQDVETKRRPFAEAEDGAIGIETMLAAGLRLVHSGDVTLHRLLAAMSTNPAKLLGLPAGALTVGAPADLILFDPDAPWVLEASRLKSKSKNTPFDQARLQGRVWRTVIAGRTVYPYA comes from the coding sequence ATGCAGCCCCAGGACGACCGCCCTCTCCTCTTCGTCAACGCGCGGCTGGTGTGCCCGGCGAGCGGCCGCGACGAGATCGGCTCGCTGCTGGTCGCCGAAGGCGTCATCGCGGAGCTCGGGTCCAAGGTCCCGCCCTCGGCGCGGGCGGAGACGGTGGACTGCCGCGGCCATGTGCTGGCGCCGGGCTTGGTCGACCTCGGCGCCTTCGTCGGCGAGCCCGGCGCTGAGCACCGCGAGACCATCGAGACCGCGAGCCGCGCGGCCGCGGTCGGCGGCGTCACCACCATCGTGGCGCGGCCCGACACGACCCCGCCAGTCGACGCGCCCGAGATCGTCGACTACCTCATGCGGCGCGCCCGCGACACCGCGAGCGTCCATGTCTACCCGATGGCCGCGCTCACCAAAGGCCTCGCCGGCGCGGAGATGACCGAGGTCGGCCTGCTGCTAGAGGCCGGCGCCGTCGCCTTCACCGACGGCCCGCGCTCGGTCGCGAGCGCCCGCGTCATGCGCCGCGCCATGACCTACGCGCGCGACTTCGACGCGCTGATCTGCCACCACGTCGAGGACGCCGATCTCGCCGCCGGCGGCGCCATGAACGAGGGCGAACTCGCGAGCCGTCTCGGCCTGCCGGGGCGCCCCGTCGCGGCCGAGGCGCTGATGCTGGAGCGCGACCTGCGGCTCGCCGCCCTCACCGGCGCCCGCTACCACGCCAGCCTCGTCAGCTCCGCCGAGAGCGTCGGCCTCGTCGCCCGCGCGAAGGCGGCCGGAACCCGCGTCACCTGCGGCGCCTCGGTCGCGCATCTCACGCTGAACGAGAACGACGTCGGCGAGTACCGCACCTTCTTCAAGCTGACCCCGCCGCTGCGCCACGAGGACGACCGGCGCGCGCTGGTCGAGGCCCTGGCCGACGGCGTCATCGACGTCGTCTGCTCAGCCCACGACCCGCAGGACGTCGAGACCAAGCGGCGGCCCTTCGCCGAGGCCGAGGACGGCGCGATCGGGATCGAGACCATGCTCGCCGCCGGCCTCCGGCTGGTCCATTCCGGCGACGTCACGCTGCACCGCCTGCTCGCGGCGATGTCAACCAATCCCGCGAAGCTGCTCGGCCTGCCCGCGGGCGCGCTGACGGTCGGCGCCCCGGCGGACCTCATCCTGTTCGACCCCGACGCCCCCTGGGTGCTGGAGGCGTCGCGGCTCAAATCGAAGTCCAAGAACACCCCGTTCGACCAAGCCCGGTTGCAGGGGCGCGTCTGGCGCACCGTCATTGCCGGGCGCACCGTCTACCCCTACGCTTGA
- the plsY gene encoding glycerol-3-phosphate 1-O-acyltransferase PlsY, with protein MTNSTALDIVAAIPLGYLLGSIPFGVLVTRLAGVGDVRNIGSGNIGTTNVLRTGRRDLAAATLIGDMLKATAAVIIARQLWGEAAALAAGAAAFVGHVYPVWLRFKGGKGVATYLGALIGVAWPIALIFAAVWIGVAAATRYSSASALAASVAAPVMLAVVSRHPTSAAVVFAALSVALWVMHRDNIARLMQGRESRIGQRSEQPSSGA; from the coding sequence ATGACGAACTCCACGGCCCTCGACATCGTCGCCGCGATCCCGCTCGGCTACCTTCTCGGCTCGATTCCCTTCGGCGTGCTGGTCACGCGCCTCGCCGGCGTCGGCGACGTGCGCAACATCGGCTCCGGCAACATCGGCACCACCAACGTGCTGCGCACCGGCCGGCGCGACCTCGCGGCCGCGACGCTCATCGGCGACATGCTGAAGGCGACGGCGGCGGTCATCATCGCCCGCCAGCTCTGGGGCGAGGCCGCGGCGCTCGCGGCCGGGGCCGCAGCCTTCGTCGGCCACGTCTACCCGGTGTGGCTGCGCTTCAAGGGCGGCAAGGGCGTAGCGACCTATCTCGGCGCGCTCATCGGCGTCGCCTGGCCGATCGCGCTGATCTTCGCAGCCGTCTGGATCGGCGTCGCCGCGGCCACCCGCTACTCCTCGGCCTCGGCGCTCGCCGCGAGCGTCGCGGCGCCGGTCATGCTGGCCGTCGTCAGCCGCCACCCCACCTCCGCGGCGGTGGTGTTCGCGGCGCTCAGCGTCGCGCTCTGGGTCATGCACCGGGACAACATCGCGCGGCTGATGCAGGGCCGCGAAAGCCGCATCGGCCAGCGGTCAGAACAGCCGAGCAGCGGGGCCTGA
- the dprA gene encoding DNA-processing protein DprA: MAGLTDEQRIAWLRLIRSENVGPRTFRDLVNHFGGAAAALEALPGLARRGGRAVRVCPRGEAEDEIAGALARGARLIALGEQDYPAPLAAIEGAPPLITVAGDPAVFRRPSIGVVGARNASSAGRTFAARIATELGGAGWAIVSGLARGVDAAAHAASTRSGTIAVFAGGLDCLYPPEHADLARRIVETGALVTEMPLGWQPRGRDFPRRNRIIAGLSLGVLVVEAAVRSGSLITARLAAELGREVMAAPGSPLDPRCEGSNGLLRDGATFITRSDDVIEALQHLLGRDEPSPPPIGLAQAGTAGFQGAEPGEDERTRILELLGPTPAAVDEIVRQSGADARAVQLVLLEMEIAGRLERRPGGAVCLRQPELWL, translated from the coding sequence ATGGCCGGGCTGACAGACGAGCAACGCATCGCCTGGCTCCGGCTCATCCGCTCCGAGAACGTCGGGCCGCGCACCTTCCGCGATCTCGTGAACCACTTCGGCGGGGCCGCGGCGGCGCTCGAGGCCCTGCCCGGCCTCGCCCGGCGCGGCGGACGCGCCGTGCGCGTCTGTCCGCGCGGCGAAGCCGAGGACGAGATCGCCGGCGCCCTCGCTCGCGGCGCGCGGCTGATCGCTCTCGGCGAACAGGACTATCCCGCCCCGCTCGCCGCGATCGAGGGCGCTCCCCCGCTCATTACCGTGGCGGGCGATCCCGCCGTGTTCCGCCGCCCCTCGATCGGCGTCGTCGGCGCGCGCAACGCCTCGTCGGCGGGCCGCACCTTCGCCGCGCGGATCGCGACCGAACTCGGCGGCGCGGGCTGGGCGATCGTCTCCGGTCTCGCGCGCGGCGTGGACGCCGCGGCCCACGCCGCCTCGACCCGGTCCGGCACGATCGCCGTGTTCGCGGGCGGCCTCGACTGTCTCTATCCCCCGGAGCACGCGGACCTCGCGCGCCGGATCGTCGAGACAGGCGCGCTGGTCACCGAGATGCCGCTGGGGTGGCAGCCGCGCGGGCGGGATTTTCCGCGCCGCAACCGCATCATCGCCGGCCTGTCGCTCGGCGTGCTGGTGGTGGAGGCCGCCGTGCGGTCGGGCTCGCTCATCACCGCACGGCTCGCGGCCGAGCTTGGCCGCGAAGTCATGGCCGCCCCGGGGTCGCCGCTCGACCCGCGTTGCGAAGGCTCGAACGGCCTGCTGCGGGACGGCGCCACCTTCATCACCCGCTCGGACGACGTGATCGAGGCGCTCCAGCACCTGCTCGGCCGGGACGAGCCGAGCCCGCCCCCGATCGGGCTGGCGCAGGCGGGAACGGCGGGCTTCCAAGGCGCGGAACCCGGCGAGGACGAGCGCACGCGCATCCTGGAGCTGCTCGGCCCGACGCCGGCGGCGGTCGATGAGATCGTCCGGCAGTCCGGCGCCGACGCCCGCGCAGTGCAGTTGGTGCTGCTGGAGATGGAGATCGCGGGACGGCTCGAGCGCCGCCCAGGCGGCGCCGTCTGCCTGCGCCAGCCCGAGCTCTGGCTCTGA